CCAGGCAGCCGCGGTTGCCGCAGCGGCAGACCGGTCCGCGCGCGTCGAGGGTGACGTGGCCGAGCTCCCCGGCGGTGCCGATCGTGCCGCGGTAGAGCCGTCCATCCAGGACGATGCCGCCGCCGATGCCGGTCGCGACCTTGACGTAGACCAGGCCGCTGCAGCCCTGCCCGGCGCCCCAGACGAATTCGCCGAGCGCGCCGAGGTTGGCGTCGTTCTCCACCCGGACCGGGCGGCCGAGCCGGATGGCGAGCTCGTCGGCGGCGATCATCGCGGCCCAGGCGGGGAGCAGCGGCGGCGAGCCGATGCGCCCGGACTTGGTCATCGGGGCGGGCAGGCCGAGACCGACGGCGGCCACGTCGTCGCGGGTGGAACCGATTCCGGTCAGTGCCCGGTCGACGAGCTCGACCGCCTGATCGAGGACGCTGTCGGCCTCCTCGTCGGCGTCGAAGCTCAGCCGGACCGCGCTGTCGTCGATGACCTGGTGGCCGAGGTCGGCGATCGCGACCCGGACGTGGCGGCGGCCGATGTCGAGGCCGATGGCGAGACCGGCGGCGCGGGCGAGCCGTACCACGGCGGCGGGGCGGCCTCCGGCGGGGCCGACGGCGGTCTTCAGCTCCTCCTCGACCAGGCCGGCGGCGCCGAGCTCGGTGACGCCGTTGGCGACCGTGGGCCGTGAGAGTCCAGTGAGGACGGTCAGCTCAGCGCGCGTGCGGGGGCCGTGGATGCGAAGCACCTCAGCCACCCGGCGCGTGTTGGGGCTGAGCGTCCCGAGCATGCGGACATACTTCATCTCCGGCCTAGTTTTGTCAAACATTGACTGAACCTCGGGCAAGAGCCCGAAATGCCACGGCCCGTCCGACATCCGCCGTCACATTTTGCAGCAAAGCCCGCCTATTCATGCATGAATAGACGGGCTTTGCTGCAAAACATGAAGAGATCACGAAGGTTCAGTCATTGCGGAGCAGCTCCATGCCGAGGCGGGTGAGCTGATGGACCATGCGGTTGCGGTCGCGGTGGCTGGTGATCAGCCGGGCGTCGCGCAGGATGGTGGCGTGCTCGCTCGCCGACGCGACGGAGATGGCCGCCCGGCGGGCCAGATCGCTGGTCGTGGCACCGGTGCCGATCGCGTAGAGCATCGCCGACCGGGTCTGCCCGATCAGGGGGCCGAGGCTGCCGTTCTCCTTCGCCTCGACGGTGACGATGGTGCCGGGCGGCCGCTCCACCGGATAGATCAGCACCGGTGGCAGCTCCGGGTCGAAGAGCGTGACCGGCTGGACGAGGTTGAAGTAGGACGGGATGAGGGTCAGGCCGCGACCGCCGAGGTGCACCTCCTGGTCGCGGTGCGCCGGGACGCGCAGCTCGCCGCCGGAGTAGGAGGCCATCGGCCGAAGGCTGTTGAGCAGCGCCTCGACGCCGCCGTTCATCATCTCCCGCATCCGCTGGCCGCGGTCGCGGTCGATCGCCGAGTCGATCCGGGGCTGGTGCGGGGCGATCGCCAGCGAATGGAAGGCCCGCATCGAGTCGGTGAGCCGCTTCAGCGCCGCCGGCTCGCCCCGGACCAGTTCGGGGATGCCCGGCGGCAGCTTGCTGTTGCGCTCGGCGAGCCGCCGCAGATCGCGGCCCAGCATGGGGATCGGGGTCGAGCGGATCGCTTCGAGGCCGTACTCCAGTCCTCGGGCGGACTCGGCCGGGGTGAGGAAGTCGGGGTAATAGCCGATGGTCGGGCTCAACGCGAGCAGCAGCCGGAGCTCGTCGCGGGGCACCTTCGCCTTCAGCTCGGCCAGGCTCGTCTGCCGCCACTCGGTGAAGAGGAGGTCGCCCTGCTGTCGGCGGAGCATCTGCAGACCCATGATCATTTCCCAGCCGGGGTCCGGCTGGGACGCGATGCGCGTACGGGCGATGTCCTCGGAGGTGAACACGATCCGCAGCATGAAACCCCTCCCCGTCGAAGTGACGTGACTCTACCGCCAGGCGGCTACAACTGGTCAGACGCTGATGATGCCGCAGCGGATGCGCCGAGGGTCCACTATTTCCCACGGGCCGGGGCGCCCTCGCCCGCATGTTACCTATGCGTAGCATCGGGTCATGCAGTTCCTCGTCGATCGGGGCACGGACCGGCTCGCCGTTCGCCGCCACGACAATCCGCGGGCGGACACCGTCATCGTGATCTTCCCGGCGATGGGCGTCCCGGCCGGCTACTACGACCGTTTCGCCGCCGCCCTGGTCGGGGCGGGCTACGAGGTGGCCGTCGCCGACCTGCGCGGCACCGGGGACAGCACGCCCCGCCCCACCCGCGCCTCCGCCTACGGGTACGCCGACCTCGCCGACGACGTGGGCGCCGTCCTCGAATCGCTGGCCGACCGGCGGGCCGGACGCCGGACGCTGCTGCTGGGGCACTCCCTCGGCGGGCAGGCGTGCGTTCTCCGGCTGGCCCGGTCGAGTGCCTCGGTCGACGGGCTGGTGCTGATCGGCGTCGGCCTGCCCTACTGGCGGAGCTACGACCGCCGGCGCCTCGGCGTCTACGGATTCA
This portion of the Allocatelliglobosispora scoriae genome encodes:
- a CDS encoding ROK family transcriptional regulator; the encoded protein is MFDKTRPEMKYVRMLGTLSPNTRRVAEVLRIHGPRTRAELTVLTGLSRPTVANGVTELGAAGLVEEELKTAVGPAGGRPAAVVRLARAAGLAIGLDIGRRHVRVAIADLGHQVIDDSAVRLSFDADEEADSVLDQAVELVDRALTGIGSTRDDVAAVGLGLPAPMTKSGRIGSPPLLPAWAAMIAADELAIRLGRPVRVENDANLGALGEFVWGAGQGCSGLVYVKVATGIGGGIVLDGRLYRGTIGTAGELGHVTLDARGPVCRCGNRGCLELSAGGRAMVEHARRSHPQLRDFAELVTMAADGDRGCRRLLADAGHQLGVALGGLVNLLNPDRIVLGGELGAATGLLLEPLRRGLADTAMPAAADAVKVVPAHLGEHAAALGAIALALGVQAAALPAGAGWAEAGPP
- a CDS encoding alpha/beta hydrolase family protein, with the protein product MQFLVDRGTDRLAVRRHDNPRADTVIVIFPAMGVPAGYYDRFAAALVGAGYEVAVADLRGTGDSTPRPTRASAYGYADLADDVGAVLESLADRRAGRRTLLLGHSLGGQACVLRLARSSASVDGLVLIGVGLPYWRSYDRRRLGVYGFTQAIAATSALLGIWPGWGFGGRQARGVIRDWGHTARHGVFPGGLGEERLAGISVPVLAISVDDDRYTPPSTTDHLTAKLTGSVVTRHHLSRDEAGVALDHFRWVKAGSAISRRIDTWLGDRVIAD
- a CDS encoding ArsR/SmtB family transcription factor produces the protein MLRIVFTSEDIARTRIASQPDPGWEMIMGLQMLRRQQGDLLFTEWRQTSLAELKAKVPRDELRLLLALSPTIGYYPDFLTPAESARGLEYGLEAIRSTPIPMLGRDLRRLAERNSKLPPGIPELVRGEPAALKRLTDSMRAFHSLAIAPHQPRIDSAIDRDRGQRMREMMNGGVEALLNSLRPMASYSGGELRVPAHRDQEVHLGGRGLTLIPSYFNLVQPVTLFDPELPPVLIYPVERPPGTIVTVEAKENGSLGPLIGQTRSAMLYAIGTGATTSDLARRAAISVASASEHATILRDARLITSHRDRNRMVHQLTRLGMELLRND